In Amphiura filiformis chromosome 1, Afil_fr2py, whole genome shotgun sequence, the following are encoded in one genomic region:
- the LOC140151554 gene encoding uncharacterized protein isoform X2 yields MAGTPVTLYVYDLTKGLAKSMSLPLIGKQLDGIWHTSIVIFDREYFYGGGGVESCQPGGTILGRPDQIHHLGNTEVTYSLFLDYLGGLGAEDYSGDKYNLFDHNCNSFSNEVAEFLTSKHIPSFIINLPQEILNTPIGAILKPIMDSMSANPMGKPTVQGHRPAYDPVIPISQQQLIDSNTATNGSIDANEPSTSAANQDAAVAGVGKDSNKDGGAGKEKSASVNNDESVNKEDENDAAASGSSTNGERTLSGAKTSPASLKKSFIDEELTEEKYQETMRRLRMPISATLKLFKEANPEACVDAVKASVPEGLLTPEELALLDSLKVSLIIIPDDCYDDPPPPVHPQCFLVIGKLLSLPVGELSPDVLHPLVDCLQLAFLKQDVITLMQENDDHMIMNFVSMCECQTLEVQIAVLRMLCNICSCWKGYHWLTSIIEWPSHTGEQITNGRVVSSLACNCLLTGFDAIVQPAAILAYNISKYTISEDFAIDFACALYQCLQSGELSEDTVYHCLSAVYNMMKKYSEVAALANIMGLDLQRFGTISDKVSKVCQDIDIVMKDK; encoded by the exons GGTGGAACCATTCTTGGTCGACCAGACCAAATTCACCATTTAGGCAACACAGAAGTCACATATTCATTGTTTTTAGACTACCTAGGAGGACTAGGAGCTGAAGATTATAG TGGTGATAAGTACAACTTGTTTGATCACAACTGTAATTCCTTCAGTAACGAGGTTGCAGAATTCCTTACCAGTAAACATATTCCATCATTTATAATAAATCTACCGCAAGAAATCTTAAATAC GCCTATAGGAGCCATCCTAAAACCCATAATGGATTCCATGTCAGCCAACCCCATGGGCAAACCCACAGTACAAGGACATAGACCAGCATATGATCCAGTCATCCCCATTTCACAACAGCAATTGATCGATTCCAATACAGCAACCAATGGCAGCATAGATGCAAATGAGCCATCAACATCAGCAGCCAATCAAGATGCAGCTGTGGCTGGAGTTGGGAAAGATTCAAATAAAGATGGGGGTGCTGGTAAAGAGAAGAGTGCTAGTGTAAATAATGATGAATCTGTTAATAAGGAGGATGAGAATGATGCTGCAGCATCTGGATCATCCACAAATGGTGAAAGAACTTTGAGTGGTGCCAAGACATCGCCAGCATCACTGAAGAAAAGCTTTATAGATGAAGAACTCACTGAAGAAAAATATCAGGAAACAATGAGGAGGTTAAGAATGCCAATTTCAGCTACCCTTAAGCTTTTCAAAGAGGCTAAT CCTGAAGCCTGTGTGGATGCAGTGAAAGCCAGTGTTCCAGAGGGTTTGCTGACACCTGAAGAACTAGCCCTTCTAGATTCATTGAAAGTGTCCTTAATTATAATACCAGATGACTGTTATGATGATCCCCCTCCCCCTGTCCATCCTCAATGCTTTCTGGTTATAG GTAAACTGCTAAGCCTTCCAGTTGGAGAGCTTTCACCTGATGTTCTTCATCCTCTGGTAGACTGCCTACAGCTCGCATTTCTCAAGCAAGATGTCATTACACTGATGCAAGAAAATGATGACCACATGATTATGAACTTTGTCAGCATGTGTGAATGCCAGACATTAGAAGTCCAAATTGCTGTACTCAGGATG CTGTGTAACATCTGTAGCTGCTGGAAAGGTTACCATTGGTTGACATCTATCATAGAATGGCCATCGCATACAGGAGAACAGATAACCAATGGAAGAGTGGTGTCATCTCTAGCTTGTAATTGTCTCCTTACAGGGTTTGATGCCATAGTACAACCAGCAGCTATTCTTGCATATAATATATCCAAATATACT ATCTCTGAGGATTTTGCCATAGACTTTGCCTGTGCCTTGTATCAGTGCCTACAGTCAGGGGAGCTGTCAGAAGATACAG TGTACCATTGCCTGTCAGCAGTATACAACATGATGAAGAAGTACAGTGAAGTAGCCGCCCTTGCTAATATCATGGGTCTTGACCTACAGAGATTTGGCACCATATCAGACAAAGTCTCCAAGGTGTGTCAGGATATTGATATTGTCATGAAGGACAAGTAA
- the LOC140151554 gene encoding uncharacterized protein isoform X1 — protein MAGTPVTLYVYDLTKGLAKSMSLPLIGKQLDGIWHTSIVIFDREYFYGGGGVESCQPGGTILGRPDQIHHLGNTEVTYSLFLDYLGGLGAEDYSGDKYNLFDHNCNSFSNEVAEFLTSKHIPSFIINLPQEILNTPIGAILKPIMDSMSANPMGKPTVQGHRPAYDPVIPISQQQLIDSNTATNGSIDANEPSTSAANQDAAVAGVGKDSNKDGGAGKEKSASVNNDESVNKEDENDAAASGSSTNGERTLSGAKTSPASLKKSFIDEELTEEKYQETMRRLRMPISATLKLFKEANPEACVDAVKASVPEGLLTPEELALLDSLKVSLIIIPDDCYDDPPPPVHPQCFLVIGKLLSLPVGELSPDVLHPLVDCLQLAFLKQDVITLMQENDDHMIMNFVSMCECQTLEVQIAVLRMLCNICSCWKGYHWLTSIIEWPSHTGEQITNGRVVSSLACNCLLTGFDAIVQPAAILAYNISKYTLAARVVGDWSIEISEDFAIDFACALYQCLQSGELSEDTVYHCLSAVYNMMKKYSEVAALANIMGLDLQRFGTISDKVSKVCQDIDIVMKDK, from the exons GGTGGAACCATTCTTGGTCGACCAGACCAAATTCACCATTTAGGCAACACAGAAGTCACATATTCATTGTTTTTAGACTACCTAGGAGGACTAGGAGCTGAAGATTATAG TGGTGATAAGTACAACTTGTTTGATCACAACTGTAATTCCTTCAGTAACGAGGTTGCAGAATTCCTTACCAGTAAACATATTCCATCATTTATAATAAATCTACCGCAAGAAATCTTAAATAC GCCTATAGGAGCCATCCTAAAACCCATAATGGATTCCATGTCAGCCAACCCCATGGGCAAACCCACAGTACAAGGACATAGACCAGCATATGATCCAGTCATCCCCATTTCACAACAGCAATTGATCGATTCCAATACAGCAACCAATGGCAGCATAGATGCAAATGAGCCATCAACATCAGCAGCCAATCAAGATGCAGCTGTGGCTGGAGTTGGGAAAGATTCAAATAAAGATGGGGGTGCTGGTAAAGAGAAGAGTGCTAGTGTAAATAATGATGAATCTGTTAATAAGGAGGATGAGAATGATGCTGCAGCATCTGGATCATCCACAAATGGTGAAAGAACTTTGAGTGGTGCCAAGACATCGCCAGCATCACTGAAGAAAAGCTTTATAGATGAAGAACTCACTGAAGAAAAATATCAGGAAACAATGAGGAGGTTAAGAATGCCAATTTCAGCTACCCTTAAGCTTTTCAAAGAGGCTAAT CCTGAAGCCTGTGTGGATGCAGTGAAAGCCAGTGTTCCAGAGGGTTTGCTGACACCTGAAGAACTAGCCCTTCTAGATTCATTGAAAGTGTCCTTAATTATAATACCAGATGACTGTTATGATGATCCCCCTCCCCCTGTCCATCCTCAATGCTTTCTGGTTATAG GTAAACTGCTAAGCCTTCCAGTTGGAGAGCTTTCACCTGATGTTCTTCATCCTCTGGTAGACTGCCTACAGCTCGCATTTCTCAAGCAAGATGTCATTACACTGATGCAAGAAAATGATGACCACATGATTATGAACTTTGTCAGCATGTGTGAATGCCAGACATTAGAAGTCCAAATTGCTGTACTCAGGATG CTGTGTAACATCTGTAGCTGCTGGAAAGGTTACCATTGGTTGACATCTATCATAGAATGGCCATCGCATACAGGAGAACAGATAACCAATGGAAGAGTGGTGTCATCTCTAGCTTGTAATTGTCTCCTTACAGGGTTTGATGCCATAGTACAACCAGCAGCTATTCTTGCATATAATATATCCAAATATACT TTAGCTGCTAGAGTTGTTGGGGATTGGTCCATAGAA ATCTCTGAGGATTTTGCCATAGACTTTGCCTGTGCCTTGTATCAGTGCCTACAGTCAGGGGAGCTGTCAGAAGATACAG TGTACCATTGCCTGTCAGCAGTATACAACATGATGAAGAAGTACAGTGAAGTAGCCGCCCTTGCTAATATCATGGGTCTTGACCTACAGAGATTTGGCACCATATCAGACAAAGTCTCCAAGGTGTGTCAGGATATTGATATTGTCATGAAGGACAAGTAA